One Colius striatus isolate bColStr4 chromosome 7, bColStr4.1.hap1, whole genome shotgun sequence DNA segment encodes these proteins:
- the CPT1A gene encoding carnitine O-palmitoyltransferase 1, liver isoform isoform X1, producing MAEAHQAVAFQFTVTPDGIDLRMSHEALKQIYLSGVYSWKKKFIRFKNGIITGVYPASPSSWLIVVVGVMSTMYAKIDPSLGIIAKINRTLDTTGYMSNQTQNIVSGVLFGTGLWVALIVTMRYSLKMLLSYHGWMFAEHGKLSAGTKFWMALVKLFSGHKPMLYSFQTSLPRLPVPAVKDTVNRYLESVQPLMDDDKFRRMEGLAKDFAFNLGPRLQWYLKLKSWWATNYVSDWWEEYIYLRGRGPIMVNSNYFAMDFLYLSPTTLQAARAGNVIHAILLYRKKLDRQEIKPILLLGSTVPLCSAQWERMFNTSRIPGEETDTLQHVKDSKHIVVYHKGRYFKVWLYHDGRLLKPREIEQQMQRILDDDSEPQAGEEKLAALTAGDRVPWAKARQAYFSHGKNKQSLDAVEKAAFFVTLDDTEQGYRKEDPVRSLDAYAKSLIHGRCYDRWFDKTVTLVVFKNGKMGLNAEHSWADAPIVGHLWENVMATEYLELGYSEDGHCKGDTNQNIPIPTKLQWEIPEECQEVIERSLSTAVALADDVDFHSFPFDAFGKGLIKKAKTSPDAFVQLALQLAHYRDMGKFSLTYEASMTRLFREGRTETVRSCTVESCNFVRTMEDPTRSNESKLKFFRLAAAKHQLLYRLAMTGAGIDRHLFCLYVVSKYLAVESPFLKEVLSEPWRLSTSQTPQQYIDLKKNPEMLSPGGGFGPVADDGYGVSYMVLGENSIHFHVSSKISCSETDSHRFGKNIQKAMMDIMDLFNLSKNSTK from the exons ATGGCAGAAGCTCATCAAGCAGTAGCTTTTCAATTTACAGTAACGCCAGATGGGATTGACTTGCGAATGAGCCATGAGGCACTCAAACAAATATACCTATCTGGTGTCTattcatggaagaaaaaattCATCAGATTCAAG aatggaATTATCACTGGCGTTTACCCTGCTAGCCCATCTAGCTGGCTTATTGTAGTTGTGGGTGTGATGTCAACAATGTATGCCAAAATTGATCCTTCTTTAGGAATAATAGCTAAAATCAACAGAACACTTGATACAAC tgGCTACATGTCAAACCAAACACAGAACATCGTGAGTGGAGTACTTTTTGGCACGGGGCTTTGGGTTGCCCTTATTGTCACAATGCGCTACTCACTAAAAATGTTGCTTTCCTATCACGGTTGGATGTTCGCTGAACATGGCAAACTTTCTGCAGGCACCAAGTTTTGGATG gcaCTTGTAAAACTCTTCTCGGGACATAAACCCATGTTATACAGTTTCCAGACATCTTTACCACGATTACCAGTTCCAGCTGTTAAAGACACAGTCAATAGG TATCTAGAATCAGTTCAGCCACTTATGGATGATGATAAGTTCAGAAGGATGGAGGGTCTTGCCAAagattttgcatttaatttggGACCAAGGCTTCAGTGGTATTTGAAGCTGAAATCCTGGTGGGCCACAAACTAT GTTAGTGATTGGTGGGAAGAATATATCTACCTTAGAGGACGTGGACCAATTATGGTTAATAGTAACTATTTTGCAATG GACTTCCTTTATCTATCTCCCACAACTCTGCAGGCAGCTAGAGCTGGTAATGTTATCCATGCCATTCTGCTCTATAGGAAAAAACTGGACAGGCAAGAAATCAAGCCA ATTCTTCTGTTGGGATCTACTGTTCCACTCTGCTCAGCACAGTGGGAAAGGATGTTTAATACCTCCCGTATCCCAGGAGAGGAAACAG ATACCCTCCAGCATGTGAAAGACAGCAAACACATTGTTGTGTATCATAAGGGCCGTTACTTCAAAGTGTGGCTATACCACGATGGCAGACTGTTGAAACCCCGAGAAATTGAACAGCAGATGCAAAGAATTCTTGATGATGATTCAGAGCCTCAGGCTGGTGAAGAGAAACTAGCAGCTCTTACTGCAGGAGATAG AGTACCATGGGCTAAAGCTCGACAGGCTTATTTTAGCCATGGAAAGAACAAACAGTCCTTAGATGCTGttgaaaaagcagcattttttgtGACATTGGACGACACCGAGCAAGGGTACAGGAAAGAAGATCCAGTGAGGTCACTGGATGCGTATGCAAAATCCTTAATACATGGTAGATGTTATGACAG GTGGTTTGATAAAACAGTCACTCTTGTAGTATTTAAAAATGGCAAAATGGGTCTGAATGCAGAGCACTCTTGGGCAGATGCTCCTATTGTTGGACACCTGTGGGAA AATGTAATGGCAACTGAGTATCTTGAACTGGGCTATTCTGAAGATGGACATTGCAAAGGAGATACCAATCAAAATATTCCTATTCCTACCAAACTACAGTGGGAAATTCCAGAAGAA TGTCAAGAAGTGATTGAGAGGTCTCTGAGCACTGCAGTAGCTCTGGCAGATGATGTGGACTTCCATTCATTTCCCTTTGATGCTTTTGGGAAGGGACTAATAAAGAAAGCCAAAACCAGCCCTGATGCCTTTGTGCAACTTGCCCTGCAGCTTGCTCACTATCGG gACATGGGAAAATTTTCTTTAACATATGAAGCCTCTATGACACGCTTGTTCAGAGAAGGCAGGACTGAAACTGTTCGTTCGTGTACCGTTGAATCGTGTAATTTTGTTCGAACCATGGAAGACCCAACTAGAAGT AATGAAAGTAAGCTAAAGTTCTTTCGGCTTGCTGCTGCCAAGCATCAGCTCTTATATCGTCTTGCAATGACTGGTGCTGGCATCGACCGCCATCTGTTCTGCCTTTATGTTGTATCCAAGTACCTTGCTGTAGAGTCTCCCTTCCTTAAGGAA GTTTTGTCAGAGCCTTGGAGGCTGTCAACAAGTCAGACACCACAGCAATACATTGATCTGAAGAAGAACCCTGAGATGTTATCCCCTGGTGGAGGATTTGGACCG GTGGCTGATGATGGTTATGGTGTTTCTTATATGGTCTTGGGTGAAAATTCCATCCACTTCCATGTCTCCAGCAAAATATCTTGTTCTGAGACG gattcTCATCGTTTTGGAAAAAACATCCAGAAAGCAATGATGGACATCATGGATTTATTTAACCTGAGTAAAAACAGTACCAAGTGA
- the CPT1A gene encoding carnitine O-palmitoyltransferase 1, liver isoform isoform X2, translating to MALVKLFSGHKPMLYSFQTSLPRLPVPAVKDTVNRYLESVQPLMDDDKFRRMEGLAKDFAFNLGPRLQWYLKLKSWWATNYVSDWWEEYIYLRGRGPIMVNSNYFAMDFLYLSPTTLQAARAGNVIHAILLYRKKLDRQEIKPILLLGSTVPLCSAQWERMFNTSRIPGEETDTLQHVKDSKHIVVYHKGRYFKVWLYHDGRLLKPREIEQQMQRILDDDSEPQAGEEKLAALTAGDRVPWAKARQAYFSHGKNKQSLDAVEKAAFFVTLDDTEQGYRKEDPVRSLDAYAKSLIHGRCYDRWFDKTVTLVVFKNGKMGLNAEHSWADAPIVGHLWENVMATEYLELGYSEDGHCKGDTNQNIPIPTKLQWEIPEECQEVIERSLSTAVALADDVDFHSFPFDAFGKGLIKKAKTSPDAFVQLALQLAHYRDMGKFSLTYEASMTRLFREGRTETVRSCTVESCNFVRTMEDPTRSNESKLKFFRLAAAKHQLLYRLAMTGAGIDRHLFCLYVVSKYLAVESPFLKEVLSEPWRLSTSQTPQQYIDLKKNPEMLSPGGGFGPVADDGYGVSYMVLGENSIHFHVSSKISCSETDSHRFGKNIQKAMMDIMDLFNLSKNSTK from the exons ATG gcaCTTGTAAAACTCTTCTCGGGACATAAACCCATGTTATACAGTTTCCAGACATCTTTACCACGATTACCAGTTCCAGCTGTTAAAGACACAGTCAATAGG TATCTAGAATCAGTTCAGCCACTTATGGATGATGATAAGTTCAGAAGGATGGAGGGTCTTGCCAAagattttgcatttaatttggGACCAAGGCTTCAGTGGTATTTGAAGCTGAAATCCTGGTGGGCCACAAACTAT GTTAGTGATTGGTGGGAAGAATATATCTACCTTAGAGGACGTGGACCAATTATGGTTAATAGTAACTATTTTGCAATG GACTTCCTTTATCTATCTCCCACAACTCTGCAGGCAGCTAGAGCTGGTAATGTTATCCATGCCATTCTGCTCTATAGGAAAAAACTGGACAGGCAAGAAATCAAGCCA ATTCTTCTGTTGGGATCTACTGTTCCACTCTGCTCAGCACAGTGGGAAAGGATGTTTAATACCTCCCGTATCCCAGGAGAGGAAACAG ATACCCTCCAGCATGTGAAAGACAGCAAACACATTGTTGTGTATCATAAGGGCCGTTACTTCAAAGTGTGGCTATACCACGATGGCAGACTGTTGAAACCCCGAGAAATTGAACAGCAGATGCAAAGAATTCTTGATGATGATTCAGAGCCTCAGGCTGGTGAAGAGAAACTAGCAGCTCTTACTGCAGGAGATAG AGTACCATGGGCTAAAGCTCGACAGGCTTATTTTAGCCATGGAAAGAACAAACAGTCCTTAGATGCTGttgaaaaagcagcattttttgtGACATTGGACGACACCGAGCAAGGGTACAGGAAAGAAGATCCAGTGAGGTCACTGGATGCGTATGCAAAATCCTTAATACATGGTAGATGTTATGACAG GTGGTTTGATAAAACAGTCACTCTTGTAGTATTTAAAAATGGCAAAATGGGTCTGAATGCAGAGCACTCTTGGGCAGATGCTCCTATTGTTGGACACCTGTGGGAA AATGTAATGGCAACTGAGTATCTTGAACTGGGCTATTCTGAAGATGGACATTGCAAAGGAGATACCAATCAAAATATTCCTATTCCTACCAAACTACAGTGGGAAATTCCAGAAGAA TGTCAAGAAGTGATTGAGAGGTCTCTGAGCACTGCAGTAGCTCTGGCAGATGATGTGGACTTCCATTCATTTCCCTTTGATGCTTTTGGGAAGGGACTAATAAAGAAAGCCAAAACCAGCCCTGATGCCTTTGTGCAACTTGCCCTGCAGCTTGCTCACTATCGG gACATGGGAAAATTTTCTTTAACATATGAAGCCTCTATGACACGCTTGTTCAGAGAAGGCAGGACTGAAACTGTTCGTTCGTGTACCGTTGAATCGTGTAATTTTGTTCGAACCATGGAAGACCCAACTAGAAGT AATGAAAGTAAGCTAAAGTTCTTTCGGCTTGCTGCTGCCAAGCATCAGCTCTTATATCGTCTTGCAATGACTGGTGCTGGCATCGACCGCCATCTGTTCTGCCTTTATGTTGTATCCAAGTACCTTGCTGTAGAGTCTCCCTTCCTTAAGGAA GTTTTGTCAGAGCCTTGGAGGCTGTCAACAAGTCAGACACCACAGCAATACATTGATCTGAAGAAGAACCCTGAGATGTTATCCCCTGGTGGAGGATTTGGACCG GTGGCTGATGATGGTTATGGTGTTTCTTATATGGTCTTGGGTGAAAATTCCATCCACTTCCATGTCTCCAGCAAAATATCTTGTTCTGAGACG gattcTCATCGTTTTGGAAAAAACATCCAGAAAGCAATGATGGACATCATGGATTTATTTAACCTGAGTAAAAACAGTACCAAGTGA